From Quercus robur chromosome 8, dhQueRobu3.1, whole genome shotgun sequence:
TTCTCTCGCTACCGCCAGGCCATTGGTTCGCAATTTGAGGCTTTCTTTAAGataaactctctctttctctttggggCCACTGTCGTTTTACTCTGTGCTTTGATCTGGAGGTTTATGTTCGGCATAGCTAATACCTTCATTGGCCTCTCCGAAGGCATGGCCAAGTATGGCTTTCTCGCCCTCTCTTCTGCTATCGTCGCTTTTGCTGTaagttcctttttctttttcttttaaatctgTACCTCTACAGTAGACTCTAGAAACTTGTGAGGTAATGAATTACACAATCCCATTAGGTGAGTTATTATTTGTTGGGTATGTGTTTATAATTTACACAATCTCAGGTGTCAAGAAATACATAGCACCTACAAGTTTGTTAgctgattattttttttttcgtaacATCCAAAGTAAATTTTTGGTCAGATTGAAAAAGGCCTAATCTGGGTCAGatgacactttttttatttatttatttattttctttattgctGTCCTTCGGATTGTGATCCATGGATTCCTTGAGTGcctacttttattattttgtttccaAGAAGCAGCCCTATGTAGAAAATTTTACTCTCATACAGATTTGGCAGTTGCAATTCAGTCATGCTTTTAACAATTTCGCAACTGTCAACTGGCATGactgaatttttcttttttttttactacaaaaaattaGCATTCTTCCTTTCCCTTTTGATTGCAAATGGCATCATAACTGAGCTGAATTGTCAGTTGGGAGTTTGCATGTGTTATTGTCTCACCAGCAAAATTATGAACTTGTTTGATATCAGTAGTTGATAATGAAATCTGTATATTCTTTTCTAAATCTTGAACATGGACCTTCAAGTTGTGACACAAATAGTTATGGTTACTAATGAAAGCTCTGTTTTAATTTCTGATTGTATATGTTTGGATGCAAGGGATTTATGGTTGACAGTTTAAACCTTTTGCTGTTGATGTATAATTATACCAAGCACagggtttgggtttttgggtcttcattgtttttatttatttatttatttttaattctgttttaattatttgctgtaaatttgttggttttggttttgctcTTGAAAGCTGGGTTCATGAGAGTACCCCTGTGAAAATGGAAATCATATCTGTTGTATGAATATGATTTGAACGAAGTCAAGGGATTAGTCTGTAGCTTGATTAGTCTGTGCTGAGATGGCATGGTTGTTGTctgctgctgctgttgctgttgctgttgctgttgttgttgttgttgttgttgttgatgttgttgttgttgttgttgttgctgctgcttaCCTTTATAGTTCTAGAAGTATTCTGTTTGGTTCTAGTTATTATCCATAGGTAGGTGTTTTGGTAGAAACATCTTTGCTGAAATGATTACTTTCCTGCTGTTGTGTCAAGGAATTGTTTATGCTGCAAGCAAAAATGCTgtattgtattaatttttttcatatggtGCGGGAACTTGGTGCTTTGTCTTATGGTTTTTCTGATGCTTTTTCTAATGTCATCCTTGCCCGTTTTAACTTTCTTGTGCAGTTAATTCATTGACATGAGTCCTCCACATGGCTTACCCCATCCCTTCTTCCGTTTTGGAAATCCTTCCCGGATGATATCACCCAAGGGTTGCAATTTGTCTGAAAGGCTTCTTTTACTGTTGAACAATTTTAAGGAAACCTTGGGTGGGAGGCTGAGAAAGCTTAACCCAACGGACCAGGTTACGAACTCAGCCAAAGGGAAGGTTTTAATGCATGCTATgtatggggttttttttttttttatggtatttATCTACAGTGTCTTTTCTTCACCCTTCTCTAGTTCTGCAATAGAGTTGTTTGATTTGAATGTTGATGACAAAGGGTTTTGTGGGCTCAAGCTTTTACTAGTTTGCAAACTAGCATTAATAGTGAAATTAGAAATTTATATTCAAGTGGAAGATTTACAGTTTTGAAAGAGCTCGAAACAGTTGATACAAGTGTAAATAAATTGTATCCCATGATCCAAGGTGGTGTGGACCCTATTAAAGCGGAAGCATTCCTTGTCATCCGTTTCAGATTTGGCAAGGAGAGCAGAGGGACTTCCATAAGGACTATAGATCTTCTTACAAAGGAAGTTGATGGCTTTTTTCATGTAGTTTTAACTAGGCGTGATGCTTTGCTATGTAATGGTACTCTGTGACCCAAAGCTAGGTTGCTACATATGTAGAAAGAGTACAATCTTAATGATATTGAAGCTATACTCTCTCCTGTATACAAACAGgttttatattttctagtaTTGTTTATCTCTTGTTCAAATAAGATTGGGGTCTATTTATAAGTTTCCTATAATCTTGACATCTACTGTTGCAATACCCATGAGTTTCACGTGTAACGATTATATACAAATGCATACTGCAATGGTATTACAATCAAGTTTTGTGAGCCTTCAGTTGTGCTTAccaacaatataacaaaaaatGGTAATACAATACTAGAAGTTTGTGAACTGTCCAATTTGGTCCCCACAAACAAAATTTCCATAATGTCAATGATATTTTCAACCACACTAAATTTCCATTGTGACAAAAATAATAGTCACCATACTCAGTTATGGTCCGCACATATCGATGCTGTGATATTGTCACGAACTTGTTTCATCTCAGGTTCGTCCAAGATTGAGATTGCATGTGCCTCGGCATCATAATGACCTCTCTCACTACGTTCAGATGTGCCCCATGTATATCTGGAACTGTTAACATTATTATTTATCCCATGTGCTCTAACGAAATTGTGAAGAACCATTGTAGCAACAATGATTTTCGATTGACTATGTATACTCTTCCCTGGcatatttctcaaaattttccatttattctTCCAAACTCCAAAAGTTCGTTCTATGACCGAACGGAGTGACGAATGGAGATAATTATATCTCTCCTATGGATGATGCAGCACTTCATAAGGCTGAAATTCGGGGATGTGGTACCTCTCCCCCTTATATGGTGCAAGGAACTCTTTCCTCATAGGGTACCCTGAATCAACAAGATAATACTTTCCTATAGATGAAAACATTTATTACATTAGCATTTTCACTACATTAATACATACTTTAATACTGTAATTAAACTACATATTTACTAACCAGCTGGAGCTTTTGGAAAGTTGTCGCTCTCATTATTGAGACAGCTAAAAAAAATCCTCGTGTCATGCGCTGACCCTTCCCACCCTACACATGCGAATGTGAACTTCATGTCAAAGTCACACGCACACATGCAATTTGTTGTGGTGATCCCCTTCCTGTTATAGTACGGGTGTTGCTCCTCATCTGGTATGATCACGGGGATGTGGACCCCATCAATCGCACCAATGCAACCCTAACCAGTgcaacaaaaatcaaatgtgAAATTAAATACATGGTATAACCATAAagataatttgaataaaatcaagTGAAGATACCAAATTCAGAAAGTACCTTAAAGTGTGGCCAATATTGACTTGAATGCTGAATATGTTCTGGCACGTCCTGAAATGTACGATCAGCAGGCTTGATAATGTCTGGTGCCATTACAGTGGCTAACAATTTAACTACCGTGGTCACGTGTCGATGTACTGTCTCACCCGAGTGCTGAAATCTTTCTTGTACCCATCTATTACCCTCGGCATGACCAAGTACCACCAATGTCATTGCCAAAGACTCTTCCAATCAAATTCTTCTGGTACCGTTATATCCATACTGGCGCAATGTATTACATAGTTGTCCAAACACATGGCTTGACATTCAAAAATTTCTTCGACATTTCTCCTTATTTCCAGTTAATGTATACTGTACCCATTCATACCCACTTTGTATATTCGTATGCAATGGTATTTTAGTCATATAGGTCTCCACATAAAATGCACATGAACACCCTGCTATATATGCTGCAAGTACAATGTCGTCGCTCAGGTCGAACTCATTGTCCCTGCATATATACAAATACTAATGTGATACTATAATACATAGGTtagtaaaaaaatgaaaaatgtagGCTAAATTAACAATCCTAAGCATATGCTTTCATGATTTCATCTAAGATTTCTTCAAATTGTATATTCACATCTAGAGGGGAAAGTATAGAAACTTACTGGTGCTAGGAATCAGATGAGTCGTTTAGCAAATCCATCCTTTTGTATACCTTGAGTCTACATTAATGCCTATTTCTCCTTGTATATCCCAACACAACCAAAGAAACTCTCAACACTTAGGTGGAAgtataaaatattgaaatacaTATAAGGATATTCCAACTTAACTAATAAATCATGTGGAATAAAATTATTACTTCAGAGTGTAGGATAATATAAGGTCTTGgcacttaattttaaaaatttatcaatcaaCATGTTTAGTTTACGTACTTGGCATTTACACATTGACAAGGCATATTTGGtgcaaaatactatttttttcttttgaaatacaAAACCAATTCCAGGACTAAAAGATAATGTCCATAAAACTCTTAACTCATAATAATCTAAAACAACAACCCAATCTGAACTAATCGATGGACTACTACAGGAAAAATACTTTTTCTTTCCACAGTTGAGGTTATTTCAAGGGATTAATTagaatgacaattttttttatcttttttaaataaaatgatataagtGTATTTTCCATTCCTTCTCTCACGTCTATTGAAGGAATTGAAATCCAACTCAATTGAAATCCCTTAATTATTTTACCAAGAGAAAATTGTTAtgagtgtgtttttttttttttattggtttttcttGATAATATTTTGCTTACctttgtctcaaaaaaaaaaaaaaaaaaaaactattttcaattGTAGACGAgattttaataaaacttaaatacaaaaatttaattaataatcttACATCTCAAATggcaagaaaataatttttaaacaaaaggaaaaaaattaaaatatagaaagataaataaatattatttatttattttatatttaaatattaagaATCATCTCACCTAAAAAGTATTGAGCCCTTGCCAATGATTTACACACGATTATTATGAAGTAAAATTACTCACACAcaagagaagaaagagatggAAGTAAGTACCTTTAAATTCGAAACCAGAACAATGTGTTTGCACCGTCTTCCATATTTGCACCGCTATATGGTTCAGTTGTGCAAAACATGATTTTAGcatgataaaaagtaaaaacatcaATTTTCTTCTCTTGAAACTTAAAGAAGTTTACTtcacttttatttaaaaatacaatttacaaCTTGATATGTACGACAACATTTTCTTGtgtgttttgacttttgagtctTAAATGGTATCTTATAGCCACTCATTTTTGTGCAGATGAAAAGCTTTACATGGAGGACAGGAACCAAGTGTACCCTATGTTTTTTAAGCCATCAACGGTAGACTAATTTACTTTGATAACCATGGAAGAAAAAGAACATAGCAATGGTCAATGCAAGTCCAACTCAATTTCCCCTGATGTAGATAGATCAAGATTAAAATAATCAACATTGTCCACACAAAACAACAAGATGGACATCTACAGCTTATAAAGAAACATGTCAATCAGTGCTCAAATATGAGACcagaaataacaaaaacttCAGACTAAAAATGAACCTGATTTGATATTGACAGCGTTTGTCCACTCACTTTCTACGACAAGGAAAGCAATCAGCAACAATCTAAGGTTACATGCAAAGCCCAACACATGCAAATCATAA
This genomic window contains:
- the LOC126694518 gene encoding uncharacterized protein LOC126694518, producing the protein MTLVVLGHAEGNRWVQERFQHSGETVHRHVTTVVKLLATVMAPDIIKPADRTFQDVPEHIQHSSQYWPHFKGCIGAIDGVHIPVIIPDEEQHPYYNRKGITTTNCMCACDFDMKFTFACVGWEGSAHDTRIFFSCLNNESDNFPKAPAGKYYLVDSGYPMRKEFLAPYKGERYHIPEFQPYEVLHHP